In Chlamydia serpentis, the following are encoded in one genomic region:
- a CDS encoding macro domain-containing protein, translating into MPKVKINTNPSNINIEETSSLEHGIERSQQSVVKIFKIAIAVLSIVIAIGSGITAGILGTPLLLIATFVALAIAAVSLYLLLKQPSQPKEEIPSREFPRETPPRETPSPELKFYPRETPSPEVEVFPEESPSSVPTASLEEYQKELKTNWTLLPNLSLIDSSWTTTTENQPYYAWRLNNSRVTLIVTTGDISEPRVQTKGKVMIVNAANAAMARELGGTNLVLSNKTSATCWQNTQTRNGSIPLGSPLVVGECRSAPWINRDNSSNDDKPGSPQFLAQLLGPKYGEIKPEELSSTIQQAYLNCLYEADYQGADIVQLPLISCGIFSPKGTPERQPVDPLNTSSPENQFNLLHNAWLDTVKTGLLKALRRFSGMKPSKDITVIVTDYNAVRITPSD; encoded by the coding sequence ATGCCAAAAGTTAAAATAAATACAAATCCATCAAATATAAATATAGAAGAAACATCAAGTCTAGAGCACGGCATCGAGAGAAGTCAACAAAGCGTTGTTAAGATATTTAAAATTGCAATCGCCGTTCTTTCTATAGTTATAGCCATAGGCTCCGGAATTACTGCTGGAATACTTGGGACACCTCTTCTCTTGATAGCAACCTTTGTTGCTCTTGCTATAGCAGCAGTATCCCTATATCTCCTTTTAAAACAACCTTCTCAACCAAAAGAAGAAATCCCTAGTCGAGAATTTCCCAGAGAAACCCCTCCCAGAGAAACCCCTAGTCCAGAATTGAAGTTCTATCCCAGAGAAACCCCTAGTCCAGAAGTCGAGGTCTTCCCCGAAGAGTCTCCTTCTAGCGTACCAACTGCTTCCCTTGAGGAATACCAAAAAGAACTTAAAACAAATTGGACTCTCCTTCCTAACCTCTCTCTAATAGACTCATCCTGGACTACTACAACTGAAAACCAGCCGTACTACGCTTGGCGCCTGAATAATTCACGGGTTACCTTGATTGTTACTACAGGAGATATCTCAGAACCTCGGGTGCAAACTAAAGGCAAAGTCATGATTGTCAATGCAGCTAATGCTGCTATGGCTAGGGAACTAGGTGGAACTAACCTTGTTCTTTCCAATAAGACTAGCGCAACTTGTTGGCAGAACACGCAAACACGAAACGGAAGCATTCCTTTGGGCTCACCATTAGTTGTTGGTGAATGTCGCTCAGCACCCTGGATAAATCGAGACAATAGCAGTAATGATGACAAACCAGGAAGTCCGCAATTTTTAGCACAACTTCTTGGCCCTAAGTATGGCGAAATAAAACCCGAAGAATTATCTTCAACAATTCAACAGGCTTATCTGAACTGCTTATACGAGGCAGACTACCAGGGAGCAGACATTGTGCAACTTCCACTAATTTCTTGCGGCATATTTTCTCCCAAAGGAACTCCAGAGCGACAACCTGTGGACCCACTTAACACTAGCTCTCCCGAAAACCAATTTAATTTACTACACAATGCATGGTTAGATACTGTTAAAACCGGTCTTCTAAAGGCTCTCAGAAGATTCAGTGGAATGAAGCCATCAAAAGATATAACTGTAATTGTTACCGACTACAATGCCGTCCGGATAACACCCTCCGACTAA
- a CDS encoding 4-hydroxy-3-methylbut-2-en-1-yl diphosphate synthase produces the protein MTSGVQSSRRKTHDVKIGHLYVGSAHSIKTQSMTTTSTADVEATVQQICLLAEHKCDIARVTVQGVKEAQACEKIKERLITLGVNIPLVADIHFFPQAAILVTDFVDKVRINPGNYVDKRNMFKGAKIYTDESYAQSLSRLEEKFSPLVEKCKKLGKAMRIGVNHGSLSERIMQKYGDTIEGMVASAIEYIVICEKMDYRDVVFSMKSSNPKVMVAAYRQLAKDLDARGWLYPLHLGVTEAGMGIDGIIKSAVGIGTLLAEGLGDTIRCSLTGCPTIEIPVCENLLNQTKIYLNLPKKKNPFSLENSESFVAESKKITKKTPWGDVYGVFLKLHSFHLTDFSPEELLKQLGVNPETNERAFTTPEGVVVPPELKESPIADVLREHFLVFHHHQVPCLYEHNETIWNSSAVHDAQFVHFHASDPFIHTSRDFFEKQGHQGKPTKLVFSRDFNNEEEAAVSIGTEFGALLLDGLGEAVVLDLPNISLTAAREIAFATLQSAGVRLVKTEYISCPMCGRTLFDLEEVTTRIREKTKHLPGLKIAIMGCIVNGPGEMADADFGFVGSKAGMIDLYVKHTCVKRLIPMEDAEEELIRLLQEHGVWKDPEQMGCKV, from the coding sequence ATGACCTCCGGCGTCCAATCTTCACGACGCAAGACCCACGATGTAAAAATAGGTCACCTATATGTAGGAAGTGCGCACTCAATAAAAACACAGTCTATGACGACTACCTCAACTGCAGATGTTGAGGCTACAGTACAGCAAATCTGTCTCTTAGCAGAACACAAGTGTGATATTGCTAGAGTTACTGTGCAAGGAGTTAAAGAAGCTCAAGCTTGTGAAAAAATTAAAGAGCGTCTAATTACTTTAGGCGTGAATATTCCTCTAGTTGCAGATATTCACTTCTTTCCCCAAGCAGCTATTTTAGTCACGGACTTTGTTGATAAAGTCCGGATCAACCCCGGCAATTACGTAGATAAGCGTAATATGTTTAAGGGAGCTAAAATCTATACAGACGAAAGCTATGCTCAAAGTCTTTCACGACTGGAAGAAAAGTTCTCTCCATTAGTAGAAAAATGCAAAAAGCTTGGCAAGGCTATGCGTATTGGAGTTAATCATGGATCTCTTTCAGAAAGAATAATGCAAAAATATGGTGACACCATAGAAGGCATGGTAGCCTCAGCAATTGAGTATATTGTTATATGCGAAAAGATGGATTATAGAGATGTTGTCTTCTCAATGAAATCTAGCAACCCGAAGGTTATGGTAGCAGCATACCGTCAACTTGCTAAAGACCTAGATGCTAGAGGCTGGCTTTATCCCCTACACCTAGGAGTTACAGAAGCTGGTATGGGAATAGATGGAATCATAAAATCTGCGGTGGGAATCGGCACTCTTCTTGCAGAGGGTCTTGGGGATACAATACGCTGTTCTCTAACAGGTTGTCCTACTATAGAAATTCCTGTTTGTGAAAACCTCCTAAATCAAACCAAAATCTATCTAAACCTTCCAAAGAAGAAAAATCCATTTTCCTTAGAAAATTCAGAAAGTTTCGTTGCTGAATCAAAGAAAATCACTAAAAAAACACCTTGGGGAGATGTCTATGGTGTCTTTTTAAAACTTCACTCTTTCCATCTTACAGACTTCTCTCCTGAAGAACTACTAAAACAACTTGGAGTGAACCCCGAAACAAACGAGAGAGCATTCACAACGCCTGAAGGAGTCGTAGTACCTCCAGAGTTGAAAGAATCCCCAATTGCTGATGTACTACGAGAACATTTTCTAGTTTTTCATCATCATCAAGTGCCTTGTCTCTATGAACACAACGAGACAATTTGGAATAGTTCTGCTGTGCACGACGCTCAATTTGTACATTTTCATGCTTCAGACCCCTTCATTCACACATCCCGAGATTTCTTTGAAAAACAAGGCCACCAGGGCAAACCTACAAAGCTAGTTTTTTCAAGAGATTTTAATAATGAGGAGGAAGCCGCGGTATCCATAGGGACAGAATTTGGAGCCTTACTTCTTGATGGTCTAGGAGAAGCTGTTGTTCTTGATCTGCCTAATATTTCTTTGACGGCTGCTCGAGAAATCGCCTTTGCGACCTTACAAAGTGCAGGTGTTCGCTTAGTAAAAACAGAGTATATTTCCTGTCCTATGTGTGGACGGACTCTCTTTGATCTTGAAGAAGTGACCACACGCATTCGAGAAAAAACTAAACATCTACCAGGACTTAAGATTGCAATCATGGGTTGTATTGTCAACGGCCCCGGAGAAATGGCAGATGCAGATTTTGGATTTGTGGGGTCAAAAGCAGGGATGATTGATCTTTATGTAAAACATACTTGTGTAAAAAGACTCATTCCTATGGAAGATGCTGAAGAAGAATTAATTCGACTTTTACAGGAACATGGAGTATGGAAAGACCCAGAACAAATGGGTTGTAAAGTATGA